Sequence from the Fictibacillus arsenicus genome:
AAAAAAAGAAACGAACCTGCTGCGATCGTTTTTTGATTTCCACCCGCTAGCTGTGGAAGACTGTGTAAATAACTTGCAGAGACCAAAAGTAGAGTTTTATGAAGAGCACTTGTTTTACGTCGTACATGCACTGGATGAAAAAACTCTGGAAGCTACAGAAGTAGATTTCTTTACAACAAAAAACATGGTGGTCACTTTTCATAAAACAGAAGTTCCTGAGATCGATTTTGTGTGGAACTATCTAAGAGGTTTAAAGTCTGTTCCGCCTGAACTTGGGAAAAATGAACTCATTCATAAATTAATGGACAAGCTTGTAGATATGTATTTTCCGATCATGCATAAACTTGAAGAGCGCGTTATTTCGATTGAAAGCAACGAGGATGATGAAGCACCTAAGCTGATCAACCAGATCTTTGATATTCGTGCTGATCTTCTTTCATTGCGGAAGACCGTGGTACCTATGCGGGAACTTCTTTATCGAATGCTGGAGTCAAAGCGCGTTGGCCTGGATGCAGATGAAAGGTCCTACTTTCATGATATCTATGATCACCTTCTGAGATTAACGGATATGATGACCTCTGCCCGTGAGATGACGTCTGATATTCGTG
This genomic interval carries:
- the corA gene encoding magnesium/cobalt transporter CorA, whose amino-acid sequence is MIRTLAVVDQKVIINPPLERLDEIQADWVWVDFDSPIKKETNLLRSFFDFHPLAVEDCVNNLQRPKVEFYEEHLFYVVHALDEKTLEATEVDFFTTKNMVVTFHKTEVPEIDFVWNYLRGLKSVPPELGKNELIHKLMDKLVDMYFPIMHKLEERVISIESNEDDEAPKLINQIFDIRADLLSLRKTVVPMRELLYRMLESKRVGLDADERSYFHDIYDHLLRLTDMMTSAREMTSDIRDNYISLNSYRMNNIMKTLTVITTIFMPLTFIAGLYGMNFVNMPELKSENGYFYVLGIMILLGVMMSLWFKKKGWFEQD